A stretch of Mytilus edulis chromosome 11, xbMytEdul2.2, whole genome shotgun sequence DNA encodes these proteins:
- the LOC139495212 gene encoding uncharacterized protein isoform X1 encodes MADQNVSNGLNPKNICERNKDKMDVHFSHHCGENIELSEEKQKASWNHKYSGGIAFSSQPLRPNSKLKLDLTGTGHAYVGIIKRDPASVTNMRKALTSDVIVATEVKVHKRLGAVNIVSDTKDGKDCISFESYNGTKTVDINSEVWLFLYIKFGDMIAVLYSETIQDRCFHHVTGCNIRCLDEDRRSVKLLVENPAAVCCLNKKLKPGRSVTFETKAITEKRNTPSRCHIKLGIINLDPSELKSRDPESFQVDSKVACPTRWNIVQIFSKENIDGELKLYLTHTGELYFIHDSGIEGTHKCHLNDIASGISIILDLFRAEASVTDYHHEESDECEEKDYDYVRQEVEISETVKRKLRISDKQHEKERSSSDRSSSDSDYLKMKDVSDNHKTFSPNCKISPRLTRCSMYRKDHASSYVQECS; translated from the exons ATGGCGGACCAAAATGTTTCTAACGGATTGAATCCTAAAAATATATGCGAAAGAAATAAAG acaAAATGGATGTTCATTTCTCACACCATTGCGGAGAAAATATAGAACTTTCTGAGGAAAAACAAAAAGCTTCATGGAATCACAAATATTCAGGTGGAATTGCATTTTCTAGTCAGCCATTACGACCTAATTCTAAACTGAAATTGGATTTAACTGGGACCGGACATGCGTATGTTGGAATAATAAAACGTGATCCGGCATCGGTAACGAACATGCGAAAAGCATTAACAAGTGACGTCATTGTTGCAACGGAAGTTAAAGTACATAAAAGACTAGGGGCCGTTAATATAGTTTCAGATACAAAAGACGGAAAGGATTGTATTAGTTTTGAATCTTATAATGGAACAAAGACCGTGGACATTAATAGCGAAGTCTGgttatttttgtacattaaatttggAGATATGATAGCTGTTTTAT ATTCAGAAACTATTCAGGATCGATGTTTTCATCACGTGACCGGATGCAACATTCGATGTTTAGACGAGGACAGACGATCTGTAAAACTTCTCGTGGAAAATCCCGCTGCAGTGTGCTGTCTTAACAAAAAACTGAAACCGGGACGTTCTGTAACATTTGAAACAAAAGCAATtacagaaaaaagaaatacacCAAGCCGGTGTCATATCAAACTTGGGATTATTAATCTTGATCCGTCCGAATTAAAATCACGTGACCCGGAATCGTTTCAAGTTGACAGTAAAGTTGCGTGTCCAACACGCTGGAATATTGTCCAAATATTTTCAAAGGAAAATATTGACggtgaattaaaattatatcttACACATACCGGTGAATTGTATTTTATCCATGACTCTGGAATTGAAGGAACACACAAATGCCATTTAAACGATATCGCGTCTGGAATATCAATAATATTAGACTTGTTCCGAGCGGAAGCGAGTGTCACAGATTACCATCATGAAGAGAGTGACGAATGCGAAGAAAAAGACTATGACTATGTTCGACAGGAAGTTGAGATATCCGAAACAGTTAAAAGGAAACTTCGAATTTCAGACAAACAACATGAAAAAGAACGTTCATCGTCGGATCGTTCGTCGTCAGACAGTGATTATCTGAAAATGAAAGATGTGTCTGATAACCACAAAACATTTTCTCCTAATTGTAAAATAAGTCCTCGGCTCACAAGGTGTAGCATGTACAGAAAAGACCATGCGTCGTCATATGTTCAAGAATGTagttaa